In Dermacentor andersoni chromosome 11, qqDerAnde1_hic_scaffold, whole genome shotgun sequence, the sequence ACATACTTATCCGCTTAACATCCTCTAATACGTGCAGTgtacagaactgcgatatataTTTCTCGCGCAGGGTTACGGATTCGTAAACTTCTTGTTTCGAGTTTTTTAAGTACTTTACGATTTGTGGCAATTACTATAAAAGCTACGAGACCTACATTAATATTTTGGgatcgtattaaaaaaaaagaaactctcaCGCTGTAATTGTTCGTAAGAGGGAATTGCAGCCAATCCGAATGACGGACATATTATTAGGGATGACGCCCAGCCATAGGAAAGAAGCGCTTGCGAACTAGGAGCTTTGTGCATTCGCCTTCGGGTTCCTACAGTCGGTAAAATTCTGCAGTCTCTCTTAAATGCAGCGAATTTCATTCTTTGATTGACCAGTTGTACAACGACGCTAATTCTGAGTTTGACATGCCCTTGAATGGGGGAAATAGCATCTGGCTTCCTCTTAACGCGGGAACGATATTTATTCTATAGGCTAGTAACATTTTGATTGAATCACGTGCAAATCTATGGCAGTGAACAAGTGCTAGCCGTCTTATTAACACACGCATATGCCGTATCAATAGGAATGTTGCCGGCAAAGTGCCAATATACATACATAAATTTAGCATTAATGCAGGTTTTCTGGCaacattcacaaagcttttcgatGATAAGTGACCTTTACCATTGGCTGGGCGCCTTCACTAATGAGACGTCCACCATTGTGATTGGCTGAAATtggctcttacgaacaattctagtgaAACAGCTTCTTGTTTTTTGGGGAAGAACAACGTTACGAAGGGAAAGGACGACGCTGTGCTCCACTCGCCGcttccttttctccttttttgcCCGCAGTTAAGCCGAAGACGACGTCGTTGATGCCACTCCGCCGTAGGTTCGTCGAAAGCACCATTCCCTTCACGGACACTGCCGAGGCCACTGGTGAATCTCTCACCGTCGAAGGTTGGCCAAGCTTATTCATTTGATTCGAATCCAGTCCGCGTGGCTGCAGTAAAAACAAACCTACAGGGATTCTGTAATATTGTTATTTGGATACTCTCTACGCATCCCAATTTTATAAAGGTGCACAGTTTCGATTTCTAAGGGTAACTGGCGCTCTTCGCTCTGAATAATGGCGGCATTCAGGCCATTTGTGGTGTGACTGTGTGAATCTGTGAATCTGTGTGATGCGTGTGCGAGtgaaaaagtcgcactttcgccctAATGCcgaagcatctattgcgatagcaaattagtacacagctatacgaagtaaagatagtagttttatcggctgtataaacttggaaacattcgattattaaatgaatgcgcaagcatggtgtcagcgcacactggccaacatgaacacatcaacACTGGacgagcgcggacactcgctgtcaaaacgctggtataagcaagcacggcagcagcagcgagcgaagtgacctccatgcggtctatcgcttcaacgcaagggCGCCGACAACACAGCGCGCACAGAGGTATCAGCCGTCTGCAGATAACTTCCAGGATACGGCGCGAGTGACCGGGGACGggcgtgcaaagtacgcacttgttggcagaGTCGAAGCTGCTCCCCGCCCTCCCTTCCGTGCTGCCTCCCCGATTGTCAGTTTCCCTTGCGATGTAAGTTGACCTACCCCATTGTCAGCCCCGATTGTCAGTATCCCTTGAGCCCGGTCGCCAAACGCGCAGTTACTGCCGCAGCAGTAAGTCTAGTAAGTTTCAGTTCTacttctgctaactttaggccgggCAAAAAATGTGCAATCGTAATACGAATAGAACCGGTTACTTTTAAGTTGCGAAAAATATGCGAATATTGCGAAGGCTACCATGTTTAGAGTGCACGGCATAACCCAAAGGGCGCATTCGTATTGGGCTACAACTTCGCCAACACTGTCAGCAACTGCATAAGAAAACGCTGTCGGTGACCCTGTCACAATGGACGACCAACAAATGTTGGCCGACGTGTTCTCAAATAATGCCCAAGACTTACTGGCCAAGTGAGTGCTTGGCGAATGCACACCCATGTATATTGGACAACACGCCCTGAGGCAGTTCCTTGTCCCACTTAAAGTAGTGTGCCTTGATTGTTTTATCATACCTTTATCTATTGATTTTTCTTCATAATTTAGTCTTCATTGTACTGCAGGAACTACGCAGCACAACAGCGAGTAGTCTTAATTTATCGCAACGCAGTTTCCTGCGATTTAAAAAAGAGCAGAGACTTCTTTACACTTGATGTGTTTTGAAAAAAGGTCACACTTATCCGTGCAGGCTCTACAGAGACTGTGTCAACTACCTCAACTGAAATGAGCGTCGACTCTAGTTATCATACCTCGGTGAACGATGTCGCCGCTCAAGACTTTCTGCTGAGGTTACGCGCAGCGAAAACAGAAGAATCTGGGAGCTTTAAAAAAGCATCGACACCACAGAGAACTAGTCGCACTCGGGCTAATAAGATCCACAGAGAGCATGCCAAAGGTGTTTCAACCCTACAGGAAGGTCTGGCTACCGCAGCACCTCACCATGACAACAGCGAAATGACATCGACACTGACAGCGTACCGCAATCTACGCACCTCAAGTCCGGCCGCTTCGTCCGCAAGCAAAACCAGAACGAGTGTGACCAGCATGCTCGCCGGAAACTCTTCGGACCCTTCAG encodes:
- the LOC126539413 gene encoding uncharacterized protein, with the protein product MLLLLAMLYAYASNQKWFFSAIGMFKPKTTSLMPLRRRFVESTIPFTDTAEATGESLTVEGSTETVSTTSTEMSVDSSYHTSVNDVAAQDFLLRLRAAKTEESGSFKKASTPQRTSRTRANKIHREHAKGVSTLQEGLATAAPHHDNSEMTSTLTAYRNLRTSSPAASSASKTRTSVTSMLAGNSSDPSDNTTSAPRQPHFAY